The Nostoc sp. 'Peltigera membranacea cyanobiont' N6 genome contains the following window.
GAATTCTTTAAGGAGAAAAGAATGTTAGGAAAATGGCTTCCTGGTTTATTCGGCGGTAAAGGTGATGGAGTAGTATCAACGGATTTAAGAGTTGGGGATGCTACCCAAATTGAAGGTAATCTCTCTTCATCAATCCGCGATCGCTACACATTGCCAGCTTACACTACAGCAAAGCAGGTTCTTGATGAAGCAGAAGTGGCTGGCACTCTAAAAGCACAGAAGTGGTTGCACACTAAATTTTCCCGGCATAGGCTCAAGCAGTTGCAATCCTTGGCAGAGATGTATAAAAACCAATTGGCATATTCCCAAGAAGCCATGAAGGTTGAGGAAGATTTGCAGCGAACCAGGGGATTACATGGGGAGGCAGTGATCCGTCATGCCTTTGGTTCCCAGGAACAGCAGCGTCAACTTGGAGGATACGAGAAAGCATTTGATGAAGTGGGAGATAGTTTCAGGTTCTAAATCAGGAGTCAGGAGTCAGAAGTCAGGAGTCAGAATAAATGAGACAAGCAGCAAAAACATTTCAAGATTTAATAGTTTGGCAGAAAGCACATCAATTTGTTTTGAACGTATATAAACTGACTGGTCAATTTCCTAAGTCAGAAATATTTGGGTTATCCTCACAATTTAGACGTGCATCTGTTTCTATCGCCGCTAATATTTCTGAGGGATTTAAGAAAAAAGGGAGAGCAGATAAAGCAAGAT
Protein-coding sequences here:
- a CDS encoding four helix bundle protein; translation: MRQAAKTFQDLIVWQKAHQFVLNVYKLTGQFPKSEIFGLSSQFRRASVSIAANISEGFKKKGRADKARFMNTAQGSLEECRYYLILARDLNYGDMANAINQLEEVSKLLTSYVNSILTSDS